Proteins found in one Paenibacillus wynnii genomic segment:
- a CDS encoding helix-turn-helix domain-containing protein, with translation MEINPIHIHLTAFMRHNQPFRHLFREGLDTYIIRLQAEGECEALIDGEMVNVQPGDLLLFRPGEVYDLRIGEKVSPLGLSADYYVMCTGEWIDGWWNKRVRSKKVRITDDGRLQSIWQQLILEKRRLDGGNKDIVEALFKALCLLLDRAIEEAPSTSSAPLLLAFKMKSFVEEHATSVFRLEDVAGHAGISVTRAVHLFKAQFGYSIMQYAGQIRLALALQLMDKSNYTLERIAEETGFGSYTYFHRVFRDRYGVAPGAYRRRG, from the coding sequence ATGGAAATTAACCCTATTCATATACATCTCACCGCCTTTATGCGGCATAATCAACCGTTTCGGCATTTATTCCGGGAAGGTCTAGATACCTATATTATCCGGTTGCAAGCGGAAGGGGAGTGTGAAGCACTGATCGATGGGGAGATGGTTAACGTTCAGCCCGGTGACCTGCTGTTATTCCGACCCGGGGAAGTGTATGATTTAAGAATCGGAGAGAAAGTAAGTCCCTTAGGGTTAAGTGCGGACTATTATGTAATGTGCACAGGAGAATGGATAGATGGCTGGTGGAATAAGAGGGTAAGATCTAAGAAAGTAAGAATTACCGATGACGGTCGGCTTCAAAGCATATGGCAGCAGCTAATTCTGGAGAAAAGAAGGCTGGACGGCGGGAATAAGGATATTGTGGAGGCTTTATTTAAGGCGTTGTGCTTGCTGCTAGACCGGGCCATTGAAGAGGCTCCCTCAACTTCCTCTGCCCCCTTACTGTTGGCTTTTAAGATGAAGAGCTTTGTTGAGGAGCATGCTACGTCTGTCTTCAGGCTGGAGGATGTTGCCGGCCACGCCGGTATTAGTGTTACAAGAGCCGTGCATCTATTCAAAGCTCAGTTCGGGTACTCTATTATGCAATATGCGGGGCAGATTCGTCTCGCCTTGGCTTTGCAACTTATGGACAAAAGCAACTATACGTTGGAGCGGATTGCAGAGGAAACCGGCTTTGGAAGCTATACTTATTTCCACAGAGTATTCAGAGATCGGTATGGAGTAGCACCCGGCGCATACCGTAGGAGAGGGTGA
- a CDS encoding SGNH/GDSL hydrolase family protein codes for MNMNGDADSKMSVNTELKYIVSGDSISKGVIYDEDRSRYVILEENYVSLLQNKLNGALRNTAKFGNTLMKGLGNLKRDVLKEKPDVVLIEFGGNDCDFHWGEIADNPEAEHNPKTDFPAFEKMLLDMIDFLRNQQIMPILMSLPPLNADSYFKWVSQNNPVSEVNILKWLGSVTKIYWWQERYNSTIIKVAESTKTKIIDVRGAFLQQPDFTKFICMDGIHPNKEGHRIIFDKVMDFIRNSEPQLLLESTR; via the coding sequence ATGAATATGAACGGCGATGCCGATAGCAAGATGTCTGTAAATACAGAGCTCAAATACATAGTCAGCGGAGATTCGATCTCCAAAGGTGTCATTTATGATGAAGACCGAAGCAGGTATGTCATCTTGGAAGAGAATTACGTTTCTCTCTTACAGAATAAGCTAAATGGAGCACTGCGCAATACAGCTAAATTCGGCAACACCCTGATGAAAGGCTTAGGGAATCTTAAAAGAGATGTCCTTAAGGAAAAGCCTGATGTGGTTCTAATTGAGTTCGGCGGGAATGATTGTGATTTCCATTGGGGAGAGATTGCCGATAATCCTGAAGCTGAGCATAACCCCAAGACCGACTTCCCTGCTTTTGAAAAGATGCTGTTAGACATGATTGATTTCCTCAGAAATCAGCAGATCATGCCTATTCTTATGAGCCTACCCCCACTGAACGCCGACAGCTATTTCAAATGGGTCAGCCAGAACAATCCGGTGTCGGAAGTGAATATTTTGAAGTGGCTCGGAAGTGTCACTAAGATTTATTGGTGGCAGGAACGGTACAACTCCACAATCATTAAGGTAGCGGAAAGCACTAAGACTAAGATTATAGACGTCAGAGGCGCCTTCCTTCAGCAGCCGGATTTCACGAAGTTCATTTGCATGGACGGTATACATCCCAACAAAGAGGGACACCGTATTATTTTTGACAAGGTCATGGATTTCATCCGGAACAGTGAGCCTCAACTACTGCTGGAAAGCACAAGATAA
- a CDS encoding YkvA family protein: MKNNDTNSPVNLNVDSIQYSKENEELVKSGFWAKTKKFAGKVPFTRDAVAMYYCAMDARTPLWAKGIAFGALAYFITPIDAIPDALIAMGFTDDAAVIMAGFRAISSQVKDEHLDKAEMFFK, encoded by the coding sequence ATGAAAAATAACGATACAAATAGTCCTGTGAATCTCAATGTGGACAGTATTCAATACAGCAAGGAAAATGAGGAGCTTGTAAAAAGCGGATTTTGGGCTAAAACAAAGAAATTCGCAGGAAAGGTTCCGTTTACGAGGGATGCCGTTGCCATGTATTATTGTGCGATGGATGCCAGAACCCCTTTGTGGGCCAAAGGAATAGCTTTCGGTGCACTAGCTTACTTTATTACACCTATAGATGCCATCCCGGATGCCCTCATTGCTATGGGATTCACGGATGATGCCGCTGTAATAATGGCTGGGTTCAGAGCGATTTCGAGCCAAGTCAAGGACGAACATCTGGATAAAGCCGAGATGTTTTTCAAATAG
- a CDS encoding family 78 glycoside hydrolase catalytic domain, which yields MSEHVQRFSSIAEELNPEIYQHKLYPKHLVQIVSDDQVIHGWRAEQLQASDELSNLVLGKGEEVILDFGDHTVGRLSLHIKPVGSPPDAPLYLKVTFGEMPVEMAVPFSEYEGWLSRSWLQEEAYHVDVLPAVLHMERRYSFRYVKLQVIDTSVKYKVSFEQVYCTAVTSADQSQLQPLEHEDPELMAIDAVSIKTLEDCMQEVFEDGPKRDRRLWLGDLRLQALANYETFKNNGLVKRCLYLFAAFPNDKGLITANLFMKPVIIPDDTYLFDYSLIFVATLHDYYQATGDLKTLQELWPTAYRQIELSLEKLDERSVLQDENTWWSFIDWHQELNKQTASQAVLIYNMKLGLVLAECLGDQKQDLLRAQMDKIQSASLEHLWSDELGFFVSGREEQVSCASQIWMVLAGVVENEKAKDLLLRMLDEKSALPLTTPYMVHHLIEALIQVGERERAVGEMKSYWGSMIKDGADTFWELYDPNNKNFSPYGSYLINSYCHAWSCTPTYFIRKYEL from the coding sequence ATGTCTGAACATGTTCAACGTTTTTCCTCAATTGCCGAAGAACTTAATCCGGAAATCTACCAACATAAGTTATATCCTAAGCATCTGGTGCAGATCGTCAGCGATGATCAAGTCATCCATGGATGGAGGGCTGAGCAGCTACAGGCTTCGGACGAACTGTCTAATTTAGTGCTTGGAAAGGGAGAAGAAGTGATTCTGGATTTCGGTGACCATACCGTTGGCAGGTTGTCTCTGCATATCAAACCCGTGGGAAGTCCGCCGGATGCTCCTTTATACCTTAAGGTGACCTTTGGGGAAATGCCGGTGGAAATGGCTGTTCCTTTCTCTGAATATGAAGGTTGGCTTAGCCGCTCCTGGTTGCAAGAGGAAGCCTATCATGTGGATGTATTACCTGCTGTGCTTCATATGGAGAGAAGATACAGTTTCCGTTATGTGAAGCTTCAGGTTATTGATACCTCTGTTAAATACAAGGTGAGCTTCGAACAGGTTTACTGTACTGCAGTAACTTCAGCGGATCAGAGTCAACTGCAGCCCTTAGAGCATGAAGATCCTGAATTGATGGCCATTGACGCGGTCAGTATCAAAACACTAGAGGATTGCATGCAGGAGGTTTTCGAGGACGGACCGAAACGGGACCGGAGGTTATGGCTTGGAGATTTGCGGCTTCAAGCACTCGCCAATTACGAAACCTTCAAGAACAATGGTTTGGTTAAACGTTGTCTCTATCTGTTTGCTGCATTTCCTAATGACAAAGGTCTTATCACCGCAAATTTGTTCATGAAGCCGGTGATCATTCCTGATGATACTTACCTCTTTGACTATTCGCTTATCTTTGTTGCAACATTACATGATTACTATCAAGCGACCGGAGATTTGAAAACATTACAGGAGTTATGGCCGACGGCCTATCGCCAGATCGAGCTATCATTGGAAAAGCTAGATGAACGGAGTGTTTTACAAGATGAAAATACCTGGTGGTCCTTTATTGATTGGCATCAGGAACTGAATAAACAAACGGCTTCACAAGCCGTTCTAATCTATAATATGAAGCTGGGTTTGGTCCTAGCCGAATGTCTCGGTGATCAGAAACAGGACTTGCTGAGGGCACAAATGGATAAGATCCAATCGGCATCTTTGGAGCATCTATGGAGTGATGAGCTGGGGTTTTTTGTGAGCGGCAGGGAGGAGCAGGTCTCATGTGCTTCGCAAATTTGGATGGTACTTGCAGGGGTAGTGGAGAATGAGAAAGCGAAAGATCTTCTGCTTCGTATGCTCGATGAGAAATCTGCACTTCCGCTAACTACACCCTATATGGTTCATCATCTGATTGAGGCTCTAATTCAAGTTGGGGAGCGGGAACGGGCGGTTGGAGAAATGAAAAGTTATTGGGGCAGCATGATAAAAGACGGAGCGGATACCTTCTGGGAGTTATATGATCCCAACAACAAGAACTTTTCACCGTATGGAAGCTATTTGATCAATAGCTATTGTCATGCCTGGAGCTGTACACCGACTTATTTTATACGTAAATACGAGTTGTAA
- a CDS encoding helix-turn-helix transcriptional regulator codes for MNTNHDRFIVFQSEGNENLHYMIRNMMCEFFDPTEYSQEMISSYCLIVFTELMRVYGSTYYNSPRHSKKTELITVLKYIERNYNQCTLKSLAAEFNFNPNYLGNLLKKNTGKTFVEWVQSQRMNLAGSMLAHSHKTIDEISAEVGYESLSFFYKKFAEYYRCTPAQYRDLQNKSLNL; via the coding sequence ATGAATACAAATCATGATCGGTTTATTGTTTTTCAATCCGAGGGCAATGAAAATCTGCATTATATGATTCGAAATATGATGTGCGAATTTTTTGATCCGACGGAGTATTCCCAAGAAATGATTAGCAGTTACTGTCTGATCGTATTTACGGAGCTAATGCGGGTATATGGCAGCACTTATTACAATTCACCTCGGCATTCCAAGAAAACAGAGTTAATAACCGTGCTGAAATACATCGAGAGAAACTATAACCAATGTACCCTTAAGAGTCTCGCCGCCGAATTCAATTTCAACCCCAACTATCTGGGCAATCTGCTTAAAAAAAACACCGGCAAAACGTTTGTAGAATGGGTTCAGTCCCAGCGCATGAACCTTGCGGGGTCGATGCTAGCTCATAGCCATAAAACTATAGATGAAATTTCTGCAGAAGTCGGGTATGAAAGCCTAAGTTTTTTCTATAAAAAATTCGCTGAATACTATAGATGCACTCCGGCCCAATACCGTGATCTACAGAACAAAAGCCTGAATCTCTGA
- a CDS encoding low temperature requirement protein A translates to MAPKKVTWLELFYDLLFVAAVSKASHVLVHVEHGVIPFEYLAKFVLIFIPIWWAWAGQTLFMNRFGQDILKHRIYLILQLFFALIMTASLSVEFDQYYISFLVGYVGLRSMTALQYLSVHQKEHGHNQATARYLGTYFWVGIAISCTSLFFDSWLRYTILYAGIIADIMVPIVGRRILKKTPVNTHHLLERFALFTLILLGESVISILAVLQSSTWTWHSILFAAITFVLIIAMWWQYFDNVEKKVDKTKQTAGQAIIYGHLFIFLAMSMLAASIQLLFLEQLKNLFIVTFIYGSVVLYFFSTTFVFHKFRVKEQQLELYHFVFLLALLGVLFAVNLLFDVPNYLLVGGLALFFIIYAKVTT, encoded by the coding sequence ATGGCACCAAAGAAAGTAACTTGGTTGGAGCTTTTTTATGATTTACTATTTGTAGCCGCTGTTTCTAAAGCAAGTCATGTCCTCGTCCATGTAGAGCATGGTGTAATTCCTTTTGAATACTTGGCGAAATTTGTGTTAATCTTCATTCCCATATGGTGGGCTTGGGCAGGCCAGACCCTATTTATGAACCGTTTTGGACAGGACATCCTAAAGCATCGGATCTATTTAATTCTTCAATTATTTTTCGCACTCATTATGACGGCTAGCTTATCGGTAGAATTTGATCAATACTATATTTCATTCCTTGTGGGTTATGTAGGTCTAAGAAGTATGACCGCTCTTCAATATCTTTCTGTTCACCAAAAAGAACATGGCCACAATCAAGCCACAGCGCGTTATCTGGGAACTTATTTTTGGGTGGGCATAGCCATCTCTTGTACGTCGCTATTTTTTGATTCATGGCTTCGTTACACCATTTTGTACGCCGGAATTATTGCCGATATTATGGTACCCATAGTCGGAAGACGGATCTTGAAGAAAACCCCCGTAAATACTCATCATTTGTTAGAACGCTTCGCTTTGTTTACATTGATTCTTCTTGGAGAATCCGTGATAAGTATCCTAGCCGTGTTACAGTCGAGCACCTGGACCTGGCACTCTATTCTATTCGCAGCCATAACCTTTGTGCTAATCATAGCGATGTGGTGGCAGTATTTTGACAATGTAGAAAAGAAGGTCGACAAGACGAAACAAACAGCCGGGCAAGCCATTATCTATGGTCATTTATTCATATTTCTGGCGATGAGTATGCTTGCGGCTTCTATTCAATTATTATTCTTGGAACAGCTGAAGAATCTATTTATTGTGACGTTTATTTATGGATCTGTAGTGCTGTACTTTTTTTCTACGACCTTTGTTTTCCACAAATTCAGAGTTAAAGAGCAGCAGCTGGAGCTCTATCATTTTGTGTTCTTATTAGCGCTACTTGGAGTTTTGTTCGCGGTTAACTTGTTATTCGATGTCCCTAATTATTTATTAGTAGGCGGGTTGGCGTTGTTTTTTATCATATATGCAAAAGTAACGACTTAA
- a CDS encoding NAD(P)H-dependent oxidoreductase, whose protein sequence is MDKSTTTQQDILSAMNFRHATKEFNSSKKITDSDFQFILETGRLSPSSFGFEPWRFVVVQNQEIREKLRPYASGAQKQLATASHFVLILSRLPKDMVANSDYIKNMMENVQELPAEVVLAKGTTYDKFLRTGFRLQENERVMFEWSCRQTYLALGNMMTAAALIGIDSCPMEGFERDNIEKVLIEEGIMDPEHFGISCMVAFGYRQYEPGKKTRQSADQVIQWV, encoded by the coding sequence GTGGATAAATCGACAACGACTCAGCAAGATATCCTGTCTGCTATGAATTTCAGACATGCCACTAAAGAATTTAACAGCAGCAAGAAAATCACAGATTCCGACTTTCAGTTTATTCTAGAAACCGGACGTCTGTCTCCGAGCTCCTTTGGCTTTGAGCCATGGAGGTTTGTTGTTGTGCAAAACCAAGAGATTCGGGAGAAGCTGCGCCCTTACGCTTCGGGAGCCCAAAAGCAGCTAGCAACTGCGAGTCACTTTGTACTTATTTTATCAAGGCTTCCAAAAGATATGGTCGCGAACTCTGATTATATCAAGAACATGATGGAGAATGTTCAAGAGCTGCCTGCGGAAGTCGTCCTGGCTAAAGGTACAACTTATGATAAGTTCTTAAGAACCGGCTTTAGATTACAAGAGAATGAGCGAGTTATGTTTGAGTGGAGCTGCCGGCAAACGTATTTGGCACTAGGCAATATGATGACCGCCGCTGCCCTAATAGGCATTGACTCCTGCCCTATGGAAGGCTTTGAGAGGGACAACATTGAAAAGGTTCTAATCGAAGAAGGAATAATGGACCCCGAGCATTTCGGAATCTCCTGTATGGTGGCTTTTGGATATCGTCAGTATGAACCCGGAAAGAAAACACGGCAATCGGCGGACCAAGTTATACAGTGGGTGTAA